TTGGTCCTAAATCCAACAATTTATTACGAATCCAGATAGCTTGCTGTTTGCGTCTTGCACTGCGCTTAGCTTCAGTAACTCCACCTGAGTAGCTCCATGACTTGTTGTTGTACCAAAAACCAGTTAGCAATCGAATCACAAACAGCCAGATGTCTACAAAACGGCGTTTGCTAGAGTAATTTTCCCGATTCCAACGGTAAGACTTTTCTCTGTAGCCCGTTTCCAAGTTATTAGTGTACCGTAGAGTTTTCACGGAGTCAGCAGGAAGAACAGACACTCAACGTTCCTAAGTTTGTTTTGTAAAGATTTGGTCAGAATAACTATTTATTATCAGTAGTAGAAAATTGTCAGTTACACATCTACCCTGATGTTTAGTTATTTGTACCAGAGCTACTGCGATAACGCTGTATTTCTGTACGTAACAAAGCAATTTCTGCACGGAGATCGTCAATCATTGCCTGTGTATCTACAGGCTGCGTGTCTGGTGTAAAAGTTGTCGTTGAAGTTCTACCTCTAGTAGTAACTTCCATTTCTCGGTTAGCCCGTTCCATGACTTCCTCAGAAAACTGGCGCATCCGTTCTCTCAGTTCAGCATCAAGTTTACCCAACTCGCTCAACGTGTCTGTTAGGGTATTTTCTAACTGTTCGTTGAAAATTTCAGCAACAGCTCTACCCACAAAAAAAGCTTGTACCAAAGGATTACTCATAAATATTTTTTTACACACATCCGCAAAAATTATAACTTGCCTGTCTGCTCTACTGCTGCGGCTAGAGTCGGGAGCTTGAAATTTTTGTTGCAGTAATTTACTGAGGATAGCGGTTTTTGACAAAAGCGATCGCCCAATTACGGAGATCTTCAAAATTTGTGCTGTGCTCAATAACACCATCAAGAGTTGCTGCTAGTAACTCATCTAAGATGATGCGATATTGAGGTCCAGGTTTGTAGCCTAAAATCTTGAGATCGTTGCCGTTGAGAGGTGGCTCAATCATGCTCCAGTGAGTAAAATACTGCCAAATTAGACGCCTAACATCACGGTGAGTGCGGATAGCAATTAAAACCAGCGTTGGCACATCGTAACGGCGGAGTAACTGTACTACTTGACTTGGTTGCTGATAGGAAGGTAAAAGTTCTTCAACCTCTGTTTGTGACTGGTCTAGCAATCCTAAACGCTTGATACTGTCATCAGGTAGTTGTAGATTTGTGGCTACTTGAACGCGGTATTCAGGTGATAGGTGAGCAGCGATCGCTTCAAGCCGCAATAACCAATGATGCAAATTTTGTTGCCGATCTCGTTGTTGTAAACAGCGTTCCAGCAAGCGAAGTTGTCGCCACAACTCGCGATCTAGTTCTAATGTAGGGTGAATGCATTTGAGAGCGCCTAAATCTGAAAGTAGCTTCAACGCACGCTTCCAGTAAGGTGCTTCGAGAATATATTTCAGTTCACCTTTGAGACGGGTAGATAAGCCAGGAAGTTTATCTCCTTGGACGCGGCTGTAGATACCACTTGCGATGCAGTAGCGAATGTAACTTTCGGTTTCTGGCTCAATTGTAAAATCTAGCCGTACCGCGAACCGTACCGCCCGATAAATCCGTGTGGGATCTTCAATAAAACTGTTGGCGTGTAAAACACGAATTTGCTGAGCTTGAAGATCGAGAAAACCACCAAAGAAATCTAGCAACTCTCCAGCGCGTGGTGATGTTAGTCTGACTGCCAAGGCGTTGATTGTAAAATCCCGTCGATATAAATCTTGGCGAATTGAACTGGCTTCAACTTCAGGATTAGCTGCTGGGTAAGGATAAAACTCAGTTCTGGCTGTGGCAATATCTACCCACAGAGAATCAAACGTTGAGTCTTTATGCCATAAAAGTGCTGCAGTTTGAAACGCGCCGTGAACTTCTAGGCGAGTATTTGGGTAAATTTGCTGTAGTTCTTGTGCAAGTTGGACGCCTGCACTAATACCGTTATTGGCAACGTAAC
The DNA window shown above is from Gloeocapsopsis sp. IPPAS B-1203 and carries:
- a CDS encoding DUF6825 family protein — translated: MSNPLVQAFFVGRAVAEIFNEQLENTLTDTLSELGKLDAELRERMRQFSEEVMERANREMEVTTRGRTSTTTFTPDTQPVDTQAMIDDLRAEIALLRTEIQRYRSSSGTNN